From Spirosoma agri, one genomic window encodes:
- a CDS encoding RNA polymerase sigma factor: MEPKPYPDRHADLVKRCQQGERRAQYELYQQYVKAMYNVCLRILNHEAEAEDVLQEAFMDAFNHINSFRGQSTFGAWLKQIVVNRAINHLRSRRLELVDMESNRFGEDDGPDFADTEPYDEAGTLLEVERVRRAMQQLPEGYRVVLSLYLFEGYDHEEIGNVLKISETTSRTQYLRGKKRLLELLT; the protein is encoded by the coding sequence TTGGAACCTAAACCTTACCCGGATCGTCATGCTGACCTGGTCAAACGCTGCCAACAGGGTGAGCGACGGGCACAGTATGAACTCTACCAGCAGTACGTCAAGGCGATGTACAACGTCTGCCTGCGTATTCTCAACCACGAGGCCGAAGCCGAAGATGTGTTGCAGGAAGCATTCATGGATGCGTTCAACCACATTAATTCTTTTCGGGGACAAAGCACGTTCGGAGCCTGGTTGAAGCAAATTGTGGTGAACAGGGCCATCAATCACTTGCGAAGCCGTCGGCTAGAACTTGTCGACATGGAATCCAACCGATTCGGTGAAGACGATGGGCCCGACTTTGCCGATACGGAACCGTATGACGAAGCAGGCACCCTGCTGGAAGTAGAGCGGGTTCGGCGGGCCATGCAGCAACTGCCGGAAGGGTATCGCGTCGTCTTATCGCTGTATCTGTTCGAAGGATACGACCACGAAGAAATTGGCAACGTATTGAAAATAAGTGAAACAACGTCACGAACGCAGTATTTGCGTGGCAAGAAGCGGCTGCTTGAACTATTGACGTAA
- a CDS encoding S46 family peptidase — MHRLNLRSTLLTSVLLATLISPLSAQTAPSSTNTAPSAQSDSTKGGPLDLGKMWTFDSPPKEYFSKTYNFKPDDKWFDEARLASLRFADYCSASFVSASGLVMTNHHCARESGTGVTRKGEDLNATGFYAKTLAEERKVDGLFVDQLVKIDDVTKQVQDAMNGAGSEQAQLQAREQVFTTLKQEYGGKEGWQGLELQTITFYDGGRYAMYGFKRYTDVRLVFMPELQLGFFGGDYDNFTYPRYALDCSFFRVYDKGKPLQTTHFFKFNTNGVRDGEPIFVIGNPGHTERLKTVAELEFDRDLQTPATIQLLRNRSAALQAYNATAKNDSVLNEIFSYENSLKAYGGQLAGLRDDQLMARKVAFEQQFQTAAKAKKLPADQLKTWDDIATNTAQLWSLFRDANYLAPSERTMGEYLTFASVLTQFGELLTTRPQDAESARSLVVTPNVKSMVLEESYLAAHLAEAQTGLGNEDPYVKAALGTATGQLRTPKEAAAYLLKTTKLKDPAYIKELATRPGAITASNDPMLVLARISFPRYVAAARQARQISQRQEVLRGQLGRMLYDVYGSAVPPDATFSLRINDGVVQSYAYNGTKAPIMTTFSGLYDRNYSFADKAPWNLPARWKNPPAALLKEPMCFISTNDIIGGNSGSPMINKNREAVGLAFDGNMESLPGEFIFVPDANRTISVHTGGIVAAMRYIYKADRLVSELTGGVTTNATGKISTKK, encoded by the coding sequence ATGCATCGGCTCAACCTTCGCTCCACATTGCTGACCAGTGTATTGCTGGCTACGTTGATCAGCCCACTCTCGGCTCAAACAGCTCCCTCCTCTACCAATACCGCGCCATCCGCTCAATCGGATAGTACAAAAGGGGGGCCGCTCGATCTGGGGAAAATGTGGACCTTCGACAGCCCGCCCAAGGAGTACTTCAGCAAGACGTATAACTTCAAACCCGACGACAAATGGTTCGACGAGGCCCGGCTGGCTTCCCTGCGCTTTGCAGACTATTGCTCGGCTTCGTTCGTATCGGCCAGTGGACTGGTTATGACCAACCACCACTGCGCCCGCGAGTCGGGAACGGGCGTTACCCGCAAGGGGGAAGATCTGAATGCAACCGGATTTTACGCGAAAACACTGGCCGAAGAGCGTAAAGTTGATGGTCTCTTCGTGGACCAGCTGGTAAAAATTGACGATGTCACGAAACAGGTGCAGGACGCGATGAACGGCGCGGGCTCCGAACAGGCCCAACTTCAGGCGCGGGAGCAGGTATTTACGACATTGAAGCAGGAATATGGCGGTAAAGAAGGCTGGCAGGGGCTGGAACTCCAGACGATCACATTTTACGATGGCGGTCGGTACGCTATGTACGGCTTCAAGCGCTACACTGATGTTCGGCTCGTATTCATGCCTGAGCTTCAGCTGGGCTTTTTCGGGGGTGATTATGACAACTTCACCTATCCGCGTTACGCGCTGGACTGCTCGTTTTTCCGGGTTTATGACAAGGGAAAACCGCTCCAAACGACTCACTTCTTCAAATTCAACACAAACGGTGTCCGCGACGGTGAGCCAATCTTTGTCATTGGCAATCCCGGCCACACTGAACGGCTGAAAACAGTTGCCGAGCTGGAATTTGATCGCGATTTACAGACGCCCGCTACTATTCAGCTATTACGCAACCGCTCCGCTGCCCTTCAGGCGTATAACGCAACAGCCAAAAACGATAGCGTTTTAAACGAGATTTTTAGCTACGAGAACAGCCTTAAAGCCTATGGCGGTCAGCTGGCCGGGCTACGCGATGACCAGTTGATGGCACGTAAAGTAGCCTTCGAGCAACAATTTCAGACCGCAGCAAAAGCGAAAAAACTACCCGCCGACCAGTTGAAAACCTGGGATGATATTGCGACGAATACGGCACAGCTCTGGAGTCTGTTCCGGGATGCGAACTATCTGGCTCCGAGTGAGCGGACAATGGGCGAATACCTGACCTTTGCGAGCGTTCTGACCCAATTTGGGGAGTTGCTCACTACACGTCCGCAGGATGCCGAGAGTGCCCGGTCGCTGGTTGTAACGCCAAACGTGAAAAGCATGGTACTGGAAGAATCGTACTTGGCGGCTCACCTGGCCGAAGCGCAGACCGGCCTTGGCAACGAAGATCCTTACGTGAAAGCGGCCTTGGGGACGGCGACGGGCCAACTGCGAACGCCCAAAGAAGCAGCGGCTTATCTGCTCAAAACGACAAAACTGAAAGATCCTGCTTATATTAAAGAACTAGCAACCCGTCCGGGCGCCATTACAGCCTCAAACGATCCGATGCTGGTGCTGGCTCGCATCAGCTTCCCGCGCTATGTGGCCGCAGCCCGGCAGGCCCGCCAGATTTCACAGCGTCAGGAAGTGTTGCGTGGTCAACTGGGGCGAATGCTGTATGACGTTTACGGTTCAGCCGTTCCACCTGATGCAACGTTTTCGCTCCGGATCAACGACGGTGTTGTACAGAGTTACGCGTACAATGGTACCAAAGCGCCGATCATGACTACGTTCTCCGGCCTGTATGATCGCAATTATTCCTTCGCCGACAAAGCACCCTGGAATCTACCAGCCCGCTGGAAGAACCCGCCAGCCGCTTTACTGAAAGAACCGATGTGTTTCATCTCGACCAATGACATTATTGGTGGTAATTCGGGAAGCCCGATGATCAATAAAAATCGGGAAGCCGTCGGGCTCGCCTTTGATGGCAATATGGAGAGTTTGCCCGGCGAGTTTATTTTCGTGCCGGATGCGAACCGTACGATTTCCGTACACACGGGTGGGATCGTGGCGGCAATGCGCTACATCTACAAAGCGGATCGACTGGTGAGTGAACTCACCGGAGGAGTCACTACTAACGCCACCGGCAAAATTTCTACAAAGAAATAA
- the tpiA gene encoding triose-phosphate isomerase, which translates to MRKKIVAGNWKMNKTYEEAQALLSEVVNMVKDEVTGDVEVVLCPPSIYLTTSRQYITPGGKVSIGAQNCHEKASGAYTGEISAPMLQSIGVEYVILGHSERRQYFEETNAQLAEKVNSVLENGLTPIFCCGESRDLRENGDYIGFVKDQITDSLFHLSDESFAKVVIAYEPIWAIGTGLTASSAQAQDMHFELRQHIAGQYGDEIAQNISILYGGSANDKNAAELFAQPDVDGGLIGGASLKSRDFLTVIKARQ; encoded by the coding sequence ATGCGTAAAAAGATAGTTGCCGGTAACTGGAAAATGAACAAAACCTACGAAGAAGCACAAGCCCTGCTTTCGGAGGTTGTCAATATGGTTAAGGATGAAGTTACGGGCGATGTTGAGGTTGTTCTCTGCCCACCGTCGATCTACCTGACCACATCGCGTCAGTACATCACGCCGGGCGGTAAAGTATCGATCGGAGCGCAGAATTGCCACGAGAAAGCGTCGGGCGCGTATACGGGCGAAATTTCGGCGCCGATGCTCCAGTCAATTGGTGTTGAGTACGTTATCTTGGGACACAGCGAACGTCGGCAATATTTTGAGGAAACCAACGCACAACTGGCCGAGAAGGTCAATAGCGTACTTGAAAACGGGCTGACACCTATTTTCTGCTGTGGCGAATCACGTGATCTTCGCGAGAACGGCGATTACATCGGGTTTGTGAAAGACCAGATTACCGACAGCCTGTTTCATCTGTCTGATGAATCATTTGCTAAAGTCGTGATTGCTTACGAACCAATCTGGGCTATCGGTACGGGCTTAACGGCATCGTCGGCGCAGGCACAGGACATGCACTTCGAACTCCGTCAGCACATTGCCGGACAGTATGGCGATGAAATTGCGCAGAACATCTCAATTCTATACGGTGGTAGTGCCAACGACAAAAATGCCGCTGAACTTTTTGCTCAGCCGGATGTCGATGGCGGTCTGATTGGTGGTGCTTCGCTGAAGTCACGGGATTTCCTGACTGTCATCAAGGCACGTCAATAG
- a CDS encoding AI-2E family transporter, whose product MNIRAQEIQLPSYAKIACVLLSLVIIVYGLHTLQGLLIPLVFAILFSVLLFPLAQRLENWGVPRILAIALCLILTLTVIVGILYAVSMQISSFAEVMPQLITRVKEYISQLGTYADEHLNIDRQRQVAEVTKYANQALSEGGTILTSTLLATTSTLTDVFLVLLFIFFFLLYRDFFRSFFYKVFDGTRRSKIDFVLSGIYNVVKDYLAGLVLVILIIGTLMTVGLLILGIDYAIFFGFFGACLVLIPYFGISLGSLLPAAYALVTEDNPLKALGVIGIFLFVQTLEGNFITPYIVGSKVSINPLAAIIVLILWENVWGFPGLVLALPMTAIIKVIFDAVESLNPYGFLIGEAEKPRPPIENFQQLADHLPKRAKKIGNIEEKT is encoded by the coding sequence ATGAATATTCGCGCCCAGGAGATACAGCTCCCATCATACGCTAAAATTGCCTGCGTATTACTGTCATTGGTTATCATTGTTTATGGATTGCACACCCTGCAGGGATTACTTATTCCTCTGGTTTTTGCTATCTTATTTTCTGTGCTGCTATTCCCGTTGGCCCAACGGCTCGAGAACTGGGGGGTGCCGCGTATACTCGCTATTGCCCTATGCCTGATCTTGACGTTAACCGTCATTGTTGGTATTCTTTATGCCGTTTCGATGCAGATCAGCAGCTTTGCCGAAGTTATGCCGCAACTGATCACTCGCGTCAAGGAATACATAAGTCAACTGGGAACGTATGCCGACGAACACCTGAACATCGACCGTCAGCGGCAAGTGGCTGAAGTAACAAAATACGCGAATCAGGCCTTGTCCGAAGGCGGCACGATTCTGACCAGCACTCTTCTGGCAACCACCAGCACTTTAACCGATGTGTTTCTGGTCTTGCTCTTTATCTTCTTCTTTCTTCTTTACCGCGATTTTTTTCGGTCGTTTTTTTACAAAGTCTTCGACGGCACCCGACGGTCAAAAATTGACTTTGTCCTGAGTGGTATTTATAACGTGGTGAAAGACTACCTCGCCGGATTGGTACTGGTTATTTTGATCATCGGCACATTGATGACCGTCGGGTTGCTCATTCTGGGTATCGATTATGCTATTTTCTTTGGTTTCTTCGGTGCCTGCCTGGTGCTGATCCCTTATTTCGGCATCTCGTTAGGCTCCCTCCTACCCGCAGCTTACGCACTGGTTACGGAAGATAATCCGCTGAAGGCTCTTGGCGTAATTGGTATATTCCTCTTTGTACAGACGCTGGAAGGTAACTTCATCACGCCCTACATTGTCGGCTCTAAAGTTAGCATCAATCCACTAGCGGCCATTATCGTCCTCATTTTGTGGGAAAATGTCTGGGGATTTCCCGGTCTGGTGCTGGCTTTACCGATGACAGCCATTATAAAAGTGATTTTTGATGCTGTAGAATCACTGAATCCCTACGGTTTTTTGATTGGCGAAGCTGAAAAACCCCGGCCACCTATTGAAAACTTTCAGCAATTGGCTGACCATTTGCCCAAGCGAGCCAAGAAGATCGGGAACATAGAGGAGAAGACGTAG
- a CDS encoding response regulator transcription factor, giving the protein MSAAKAAQPLHRILVVDDDADIVEMLEYNLTKEGYDVRTATDGRKAVDIARTYLPELVMLDIMMPHMDGIEAGRQLRDIPELRQTYILFLTARSEEYSEVAAFDVGADDYITKPIKPRALMSRINALFRREAQKADPGEQINIAELVINRKNYSVSQDDKSVILPKKEFELLFFLAQHPNKVFSREELLQKIWGADIYVLERTVDVHIRKLREKIGDTHIRTLKGVGYMFTDQPDV; this is encoded by the coding sequence ATGAGTGCTGCTAAAGCTGCTCAACCATTGCATCGCATTTTAGTCGTGGACGACGATGCTGACATTGTCGAAATGCTCGAATATAATCTTACGAAAGAAGGTTACGACGTTCGTACCGCAACAGACGGACGTAAAGCGGTTGACATTGCCCGGACTTATCTGCCCGAACTGGTTATGCTCGATATTATGATGCCGCACATGGATGGCATCGAAGCGGGCCGACAGCTGCGTGACATACCGGAATTACGACAGACGTATATATTGTTTCTGACCGCTCGTTCGGAAGAGTACTCGGAGGTAGCGGCCTTTGATGTAGGGGCCGACGATTATATCACTAAACCGATCAAGCCACGTGCTCTGATGAGCCGGATCAATGCACTTTTCCGTCGCGAAGCGCAAAAAGCTGATCCGGGTGAACAGATCAATATCGCCGAACTGGTGATTAACCGCAAAAACTATTCGGTTAGCCAGGATGACAAGTCGGTGATTTTGCCCAAAAAAGAATTTGAACTGCTGTTCTTTCTGGCGCAGCATCCCAATAAAGTATTTAGCCGTGAAGAGCTTCTTCAAAAAATATGGGGTGCTGATATTTATGTCCTCGAACGCACGGTAGACGTTCATATTCGTAAACTCCGTGAGAAGATCGGTGATACGCACATCCGGACGTTGAAAGGAGTGGGCTACATGTTTACGGATCAGCCTGATGTGTGA
- a CDS encoding cupin domain-containing protein: MTAAYYVRAFNMQPHPEGGYFAETYRSAETIPQSALPSRFTGARAFGTAIYFLLESHHTSALHRIQADEVWHFYAGGPLEVFVIDPAGELTIIRLGTNVEQGEVFQAVVPAGCWFGSKPAAGTDFSLVGCTVAPGFDFADFEMADRASLLQQYPQHRAVIEKLSEPPGRRAVQTI, encoded by the coding sequence ATGACCGCAGCCTATTACGTCAGAGCCTTCAACATGCAACCTCATCCGGAGGGTGGTTATTTCGCGGAAACGTACCGATCTGCCGAAACGATTCCGCAGTCGGCTTTACCCAGCCGCTTTACGGGAGCACGCGCCTTCGGAACTGCCATTTACTTCCTGCTCGAAAGTCATCACACGTCGGCACTTCATCGGATTCAGGCGGACGAAGTATGGCATTTCTACGCCGGAGGTCCGTTAGAGGTATTCGTGATCGATCCTGCCGGTGAACTGACCATCATTCGACTCGGTACAAACGTCGAGCAGGGCGAGGTGTTTCAGGCGGTCGTTCCAGCCGGATGCTGGTTCGGCTCGAAACCGGCTGCGGGAACTGATTTCTCGCTGGTAGGCTGTACCGTCGCACCCGGATTCGATTTCGCTGATTTTGAAATGGCCGACCGGGCGAGTTTACTTCAGCAGTATCCTCAGCACCGAGCGGTTATCGAGAAACTGTCTGAACCGCCCGGCCGCCGGGCGGTTCAGACTATCTGA
- a CDS encoding NAD(P)/FAD-dependent oxidoreductase, with the protein MLQFDKLSLNIPDTTKPRVVIIGGGFGGMNLVKSLKDRGVQIVLFDKQNYNGFWPLLYQVATAGLEADAIAEPFRKMFDDQTDFHYRMVRVNKIDPATNTVTTLIGDLHYDYLIIATGSKSNFFGNEQIQKYSFPLKTIPEALNVRSQFLQCFEQASVTTDPAERQSLLTFVVAGAGPTGVEMAGSLAEMRKHVLPNDYPGLDFSQMQIYVVEGLGKVLPPMSEEAGQKAQRYLEDLGVIIKLNTLVESYDGETVTFKGGEQIRTQTLVWGAGVTGALIEGIPAESIEKGRILVDPINRVQGLTDVFAIGDIAFMKLEKYPKGHPGVAQPAIQQGVHLAKNIRRLMKNEPTEPFEYFDKGSLAIVGRSRAVADLPGNIHLGGFIAWMSWLFVHIWYLVGFRSKLIVFSNWIYRLFTYQRGTRIIIRPFVRKDDKVGQEILMKNEMS; encoded by the coding sequence ATGCTTCAATTCGATAAACTTTCGCTCAATATACCGGATACGACCAAACCGCGTGTCGTAATTATAGGCGGAGGGTTTGGTGGCATGAACCTAGTCAAAAGTCTGAAAGATAGGGGTGTCCAAATTGTACTTTTTGACAAACAGAATTATAACGGTTTTTGGCCGCTGCTTTATCAGGTAGCTACTGCTGGTCTGGAAGCCGATGCAATTGCCGAACCCTTCCGAAAAATGTTCGACGATCAGACTGATTTTCACTATCGGATGGTTCGGGTGAATAAGATCGACCCGGCCACCAATACGGTAACGACATTAATCGGTGATCTGCACTACGACTATCTGATTATTGCTACGGGCTCAAAATCTAATTTTTTTGGGAATGAGCAGATTCAGAAGTACTCATTCCCGCTCAAGACTATTCCCGAAGCACTCAATGTTCGAAGTCAGTTTCTCCAGTGTTTTGAACAGGCCAGCGTCACAACTGATCCCGCTGAACGTCAGAGCCTGCTGACCTTTGTGGTTGCCGGAGCCGGACCAACGGGTGTTGAAATGGCGGGGTCACTGGCCGAAATGCGCAAACACGTTTTGCCGAATGATTACCCCGGACTGGATTTTAGCCAGATGCAGATATACGTCGTAGAGGGGTTGGGCAAAGTTTTACCGCCCATGTCTGAAGAAGCGGGCCAGAAAGCACAGCGTTACCTCGAAGATCTTGGCGTTATCATCAAACTGAATACGCTGGTTGAATCATACGATGGCGAAACGGTAACCTTCAAAGGAGGTGAACAGATCAGAACGCAAACGTTGGTTTGGGGCGCGGGTGTAACGGGCGCGTTGATCGAAGGCATACCCGCTGAGTCAATCGAAAAGGGCCGTATTCTGGTGGACCCGATCAACCGGGTGCAGGGGCTGACCGACGTGTTTGCCATCGGCGACATTGCGTTTATGAAGCTGGAAAAATATCCGAAAGGTCACCCTGGCGTAGCGCAACCCGCTATTCAACAGGGCGTCCATCTGGCCAAAAATATCCGGCGGTTGATGAAAAATGAGCCTACCGAACCGTTCGAGTACTTCGATAAGGGGTCGCTTGCCATTGTCGGTCGTAGTCGGGCCGTAGCTGATCTACCGGGCAATATTCATCTGGGCGGATTCATCGCCTGGATGTCCTGGCTATTTGTCCACATCTGGTATTTGGTTGGCTTCCGCAGCAAGCTGATCGTGTTCAGCAACTGGATATACCGGCTCTTCACCTACCAGCGCGGTACGCGGATCATCATCCGCCCCTTCGTCCGAAAGGATGATAAAGTCGGGCAGGAAATTCTCATGAAGAATGAAATGAGCTAA
- a CDS encoding sensor histidine kinase yields the protein MSLSPRFIALLLASLISALTVAFLTFVDGVTSTMLFVVGISSFVISFFLVLYAIELLVFREVNKMYKTIHKLKIRDFAISRKTIIKNTNPFKKLNDEIFVYVAKKQKEIDELKRLEQFRREFLADVSHELKTPIFAAQGFIHTLIDGAVDDEHVRDKFLAKAAKSLDGLDALVKDLVALSQLETGEVKMNFEQVDIAHVIQEVFEQLEKIAQTKRTFLKMRVDRPGPIWVKADQQRIMQVMTNLIENAVKYGNENGKVYVSLEEDKKHVLIAVRDDGPGIPPEHLSRIFERFYRVEKSRSKDRGGTGLGLAIVKHILNAHKAKITVMSKLEKGTTFRFKLERME from the coding sequence ATGTCTCTGAGTCCCCGTTTTATAGCACTTTTACTGGCGTCATTGATCTCGGCACTGACGGTAGCCTTTCTGACGTTTGTGGACGGCGTTACCAGCACCATGCTGTTTGTGGTTGGTATTTCGTCGTTTGTTATCTCGTTTTTTTTGGTCTTATATGCCATCGAACTGCTCGTGTTCCGGGAAGTCAATAAGATGTATAAGACGATCCACAAGCTTAAAATCCGCGATTTCGCGATCTCCCGCAAAACGATCATTAAGAATACCAATCCCTTCAAGAAGCTGAACGACGAGATTTTTGTCTATGTCGCGAAAAAGCAGAAAGAGATTGACGAATTAAAGCGGCTGGAACAGTTTCGGCGGGAGTTCCTGGCCGACGTTTCACATGAACTGAAAACTCCCATTTTTGCCGCTCAGGGCTTCATTCATACGCTCATCGATGGAGCCGTTGATGATGAGCACGTACGCGATAAATTTCTGGCAAAAGCAGCCAAAAGCCTGGATGGCCTCGATGCGCTGGTAAAGGATCTGGTGGCACTCTCGCAGTTGGAAACCGGTGAAGTGAAAATGAATTTCGAGCAGGTCGATATAGCGCACGTCATACAGGAGGTATTTGAGCAATTGGAAAAGATTGCCCAGACGAAACGTACGTTTCTTAAAATGCGCGTCGACCGACCCGGTCCGATCTGGGTCAAAGCTGATCAGCAACGAATTATGCAGGTGATGACTAACCTGATCGAGAATGCGGTTAAGTACGGTAACGAAAATGGTAAGGTCTACGTCAGTCTGGAAGAGGACAAAAAACATGTGCTGATTGCCGTGAGAGACGACGGCCCCGGTATTCCACCCGAACACTTAAGCCGGATTTTTGAGCGATTCTACCGCGTCGAGAAGAGCCGTTCCAAAGATCGGGGTGGCACGGGCCTGGGCCTGGCTATTGTGAAGCACATCCTGAATGCGCACAAAGCCAAAATCACTGTTATGAGCAAACTGGAGAAAGGCACAACCTTCCGGTTCAAACTCGAACGGATGGAGTAA
- a CDS encoding aspartyl protease family protein, translating into MKTAVLVIGLLCTCLVAWGDDDRKHTPDRERYGFYIAGNRSWTRIPFQLHSNLIIVPVRVNDSDTLQFILDTGVSNTIITDPSIFRKQPLTLARKVKLSGAGEGSNLTASIAINTNMSMGGMRASHHNLVILDEDILKLSEYVGTPVHGIFGYEIFANFVVNVDFQRRELIIMKPQKYQYKKRKGDRYPITIQDTKAYTDALAVFDGDKSMPLRVVLDTGAGHALLLDRSRSTAAMPLPAKVVRAQLGRGLNGVINGSMGRIQKIKFGRYELDNILASFPDSTSFGMKLINMPERQGNVGCELLRRFNVTFNYPDRYIVMKPIKRLMRESFEHDMSGLELRAKGERFRNYYVAKLIDGSPAALSGLVEGDEVLFVNNSSANDLSITDIYKILQKGEGKEVSVLVRRNGQIFVANFALKRLI; encoded by the coding sequence ATGAAAACGGCGGTTTTAGTAATCGGGTTGCTTTGCACCTGTCTGGTCGCCTGGGGCGATGATGATCGTAAACACACGCCCGATCGGGAACGGTACGGTTTTTATATTGCCGGCAACCGATCCTGGACACGCATTCCGTTCCAACTTCACTCGAACCTGATCATAGTCCCTGTTCGGGTCAATGACTCGGACACGCTCCAGTTCATTCTGGATACGGGCGTTAGCAACACCATCATTACCGACCCCAGTATCTTCCGCAAACAACCGCTTACACTGGCCCGTAAAGTAAAACTGTCAGGAGCGGGTGAAGGCAGCAACCTAACGGCCTCTATCGCCATCAATACCAACATGAGCATGGGCGGTATGCGCGCATCGCACCATAACCTTGTCATCCTGGACGAAGATATTCTGAAGCTGTCGGAATACGTCGGCACACCCGTCCACGGCATTTTCGGCTATGAGATCTTTGCCAATTTTGTGGTCAATGTCGATTTTCAGCGTCGGGAGCTTATTATCATGAAGCCCCAGAAATACCAGTACAAGAAGCGAAAAGGCGATCGTTACCCCATTACCATTCAGGACACCAAAGCCTACACCGACGCTTTGGCTGTTTTTGACGGCGACAAATCAATGCCGCTACGGGTAGTTTTAGATACGGGTGCTGGCCACGCCCTCCTGCTCGACCGCTCGCGCAGTACCGCTGCCATGCCCCTACCGGCGAAGGTTGTCCGGGCTCAACTAGGTCGTGGTTTAAATGGTGTGATCAACGGCAGCATGGGCCGAATACAAAAAATCAAATTCGGTCGGTACGAACTGGACAATATTCTGGCGTCGTTTCCCGACAGCACCTCGTTCGGTATGAAGCTGATCAACATGCCCGAACGGCAGGGGAATGTGGGCTGTGAGTTGCTGCGCCGGTTTAATGTCACGTTCAATTATCCGGATCGCTACATCGTCATGAAGCCGATCAAACGGTTGATGCGCGAATCGTTCGAACACGACATGAGCGGGCTGGAACTTCGTGCCAAAGGGGAACGGTTCCGCAACTACTACGTCGCTAAACTTATTGATGGTTCACCGGCAGCGCTGTCGGGTTTGGTTGAGGGTGATGAGGTTCTGTTCGTCAATAACAGCTCCGCCAATGATCTAAGCATCACCGATATTTACAAGATTCTTCAGAAAGGGGAAGGAAAAGAGGTATCCGTACTGGTTCGGCGTAACGGACAAATCTTCGTCGCTAATTTTGCGCTCAAGCGACTGATCTGA